A window of Leptospira brenneri contains these coding sequences:
- a CDS encoding AMP-dependent synthetase/ligase, with product MKNFTTLNDVFYYANKAYGSKEMFFGKDTQKNFKGRTFSDIFHQAENLALSLLQMGLQPGDKVGLMADNRTEWAIADIATLLNGAINVPRGSDSTPQEIEYILTHSESKYCFVEHEKLYDSLKPILSNTKVQKIIILDPSYQPKDSNSISIESLIRDGESLRKNLPSLELRSKQVKPDDLFTIIYTSGTTGMPKGVMLTHQNMVYNVVKVPPRVGLKSSDRTLSILPVWHIFERAIDYAIIAEGASIAYTNIRDLRDDFQKIKPSFMASAPRLWENLYLGIKQKLEKAPENKRKLFDFAYDICKKFKDGQDYLAGNKLLTKEESPFERAKNTTVSLASVLNLFLLAKVLDGLVFAKIREVLGGHLTGTISGGGALPSHVDEFFNVIGIPVYEGYGMTECAPIISVRSVGKVVQGSVGKWPEGTIVKVVNDQGESVPRGKMGVIHIKGPQVMKGYYKNTEATSKTVVDGWMNTGDLGFISFNDTLSVRGRVKDTIVLLGGENVEPVPIENLLLENALINQVIVVGQDQKSLTALIWPDKDRMAEAGLTVKDGEDLNQNKEVRLYFQNIVKKQISSENGFKSFEKLSDFRFLPKAMEVGDELTNLFKMKRNVIHDKYKDLIKSMYN from the coding sequence ATGAAAAATTTTACGACGCTGAATGATGTTTTTTATTATGCCAACAAGGCTTATGGTTCCAAAGAAATGTTCTTTGGAAAGGATACCCAGAAAAATTTCAAAGGTCGTACTTTTTCAGATATTTTTCATCAAGCGGAAAACCTAGCCCTTTCTCTTTTACAAATGGGATTACAACCAGGTGATAAAGTTGGTCTGATGGCCGACAATAGAACCGAATGGGCGATTGCAGACATCGCCACCTTGTTAAATGGTGCCATCAATGTCCCCAGAGGTTCTGACTCCACTCCGCAGGAAATCGAATACATCTTAACTCATTCAGAAAGTAAATATTGTTTTGTTGAACACGAAAAACTTTACGACTCTTTAAAACCAATTTTATCCAATACCAAAGTCCAAAAAATAATCATTCTAGATCCGTCTTATCAACCCAAAGATTCCAATTCTATTTCGATAGAATCTCTTATTCGTGATGGGGAATCTCTTCGAAAAAACCTACCTTCTCTCGAACTTAGATCCAAACAAGTCAAACCAGATGATCTTTTTACTATCATTTATACTTCAGGAACCACTGGAATGCCAAAGGGAGTGATGCTTACCCATCAAAACATGGTTTATAATGTGGTTAAAGTTCCTCCTCGAGTGGGACTAAAAAGTTCGGACAGGACTCTTTCGATCCTCCCTGTCTGGCATATCTTTGAACGTGCCATTGATTATGCGATCATTGCGGAAGGAGCATCAATAGCTTATACCAATATTCGAGATTTAAGAGATGACTTTCAGAAAATCAAACCTAGCTTTATGGCTTCGGCTCCAAGACTCTGGGAAAACTTGTATCTCGGAATCAAACAAAAGTTAGAGAAAGCTCCAGAGAACAAAAGGAAGTTATTCGATTTCGCTTACGACATTTGTAAAAAATTTAAAGATGGGCAAGACTACTTGGCAGGAAACAAACTCCTCACCAAAGAAGAATCTCCCTTTGAACGAGCAAAAAATACGACAGTTTCCCTTGCGTCTGTCCTCAATTTGTTTTTACTTGCCAAGGTTCTAGATGGACTTGTTTTTGCGAAAATCCGAGAGGTCCTCGGAGGTCACCTAACAGGAACTATTTCTGGAGGTGGTGCTCTCCCTTCTCATGTGGATGAGTTTTTTAATGTAATTGGGATTCCTGTTTATGAAGGGTATGGGATGACAGAGTGCGCTCCAATCATTTCGGTTCGTTCCGTTGGGAAAGTAGTTCAAGGTTCGGTTGGGAAATGGCCAGAAGGAACTATCGTAAAGGTTGTGAATGACCAAGGGGAATCCGTTCCAAGAGGCAAAATGGGAGTCATTCATATCAAAGGACCACAAGTTATGAAAGGTTACTATAAAAATACAGAAGCTACATCTAAAACGGTAGTGGATGGTTGGATGAATACCGGAGACCTAGGTTTTATCTCTTTTAACGATACACTTTCCGTTCGTGGTCGAGTCAAGGACACAATTGTTTTACTCGGTGGAGAAAACGTTGAACCAGTCCCAATCGAAAACTTACTTCTCGAAAATGCATTGATCAACCAAGTGATTGTTGTAGGCCAAGATCAAAAATCACTCACAGCTCTTATCTGGCCAGATAAAGACAGAATGGCAGAAGCTGGCCTTACCGTAAAAGATGGAGAAGACTTAAACCAAAACAAAGAAGTAAGGTTATACTTCCAAAATATCGTTAAAAAACAAATCTCTTCAGAAAATGGATTTAAGTCCTTTGAAAAACTTTCTGACTTTCGGTTTTTGCCGAAAGCCATGGAAGTGGGTGATGAACTGACAAATCTTTTTAAGATGAAAAGAAATGTCATTCATGACAAATACAAAGATCTGATCAAGTCGATGTACAACTAA
- a CDS encoding APC family permease gives MNQKAIDKDSAQLEALGLKSEFDRSMSFWENFSLGFTYLSPVVGVYSVFALAIQAGGPPMIWNYLLVGLGQFLVCLIFGEIVSQYPISGGIYPWSLRLVGERWAWMSAWVYAWALFTTVAAVAVGGAPFLTQLLGVELGNSGFIWIAIIMILFSTLLNLTGTKLLAKVAFFGFLCELIGAIVVGGYLLIFAKVNSISILWNTFSFGEGVNYFPAFLASSVAAMFCYYGFEACGDVAEETPNASSAIPKSMRMTIYIGGGAATFVCLALLLALPNIETAISGEDHDPVTTTLVSAMGLNGYRMVIVVVMVSFLSCLLSLQAAASRLLFSFARDGMIFGSKHLNRLSKSGKVPVNALLVTGLIPILITGLGYWLQDAVTTIISFASAGIYVAFQMVVLAALYARIKGWKPSGSFQLGKLGIWINGLALFYGITAVANMIWPRTPEEPWYINYGMIFTTLVVISTGIIYLLVAKPHLKRKT, from the coding sequence ATGAATCAAAAGGCTATCGATAAGGATTCAGCACAATTAGAAGCTTTAGGACTCAAATCAGAATTTGACCGTAGTATGAGTTTCTGGGAAAATTTTTCCCTAGGTTTTACTTACCTTTCCCCCGTTGTCGGAGTCTATTCCGTATTTGCCCTAGCCATCCAAGCGGGTGGACCGCCTATGATTTGGAATTATTTACTCGTTGGATTGGGGCAATTTTTAGTTTGTCTCATTTTTGGTGAGATCGTTTCCCAATACCCAATCTCTGGAGGGATCTATCCGTGGTCCCTTCGTTTGGTGGGAGAACGTTGGGCTTGGATGTCCGCATGGGTTTACGCTTGGGCGCTTTTCACAACCGTGGCGGCTGTTGCTGTCGGTGGTGCGCCTTTTCTTACACAACTTCTGGGTGTAGAACTCGGAAACTCTGGTTTTATCTGGATTGCTATCATCATGATTCTTTTTTCCACCCTTCTCAATTTGACTGGAACGAAGCTTCTGGCAAAGGTTGCTTTTTTTGGATTTTTGTGTGAGCTTATCGGTGCGATTGTTGTAGGTGGATACCTTCTTATCTTTGCAAAAGTAAATTCCATTTCGATCCTTTGGAATACATTTTCTTTTGGCGAAGGTGTGAATTACTTCCCTGCGTTTCTTGCGTCCTCTGTAGCAGCTATGTTCTGTTATTATGGGTTTGAAGCTTGTGGAGATGTTGCAGAAGAAACACCGAACGCTAGTTCTGCGATTCCTAAATCCATGCGAATGACAATTTATATCGGAGGGGGTGCTGCCACCTTCGTTTGTTTGGCTTTATTACTTGCCCTACCCAACATAGAAACTGCCATTTCTGGTGAAGATCACGATCCAGTCACGACCACCCTTGTATCGGCCATGGGCCTAAACGGATATCGAATGGTCATTGTGGTCGTTATGGTTTCTTTTTTGTCCTGTTTACTCAGCTTACAAGCGGCCGCAAGTCGCCTTTTATTTTCTTTTGCTCGGGATGGAATGATATTTGGAAGTAAACACCTAAATCGTCTCTCTAAATCAGGAAAAGTGCCAGTAAATGCCCTTCTAGTGACGGGACTCATTCCCATCCTCATCACCGGTTTGGGATATTGGTTGCAGGATGCAGTCACAACCATTATTAGTTTTGCTTCTGCCGGAATTTACGTCGCCTTTCAAATGGTGGTTCTTGCTGCTCTCTATGCAAGGATCAAAGGTTGGAAACCTTCGGGCTCTTTTCAATTAGGAAAACTGGGAATTTGGATCAATGGACTAGCTCTATTTTATGGGATCACTGCTGTTGCCAATATGATCTGGCCAAGAACTCCTGAAGAACCCTGGTATATCAATTATGGAATGATATTTACAACTCTGGTTGTAATTTCCACAGGGATCATTTATTTACTCGTGGCGAAACCACATTTAAAAAGGAAAACCTAA
- a CDS encoding tetratricopeptide repeat-containing protein has product MVFFLFNNPLKANLLEDYWKAVQNSKEKFEISDHSPKRFTFRFGGEIPGVLHKESLNHEIFWFCQKYLDKYHSNLPYPRFKQDIRSHLTEFYGDPAQNFLSGKLSFSCFSGWKEGGSLLKLSFFLNEEEFFPYRWDYYDSKGQLFLTEEDETKNGKKDSFTYYSQSGCPKEITKDKNDFGAMDEWWYFKNCQLVRVEYDSNENGFRERICHYENEKETYCEGVGEKEEREAIRFETNQNFPEALKFYRKSLMEYKKEVSNGTSRTCSLLKKIANIEYNERDFVSFTKTLDEFFSIRVCESDSLDVLIYKSYYYLYVLGDYKTAKDSYQKTAEIYRKTHGEISPEISLNLAYSQFMDKDPNACLVSLEKLNSRRLTAYPRFFLFYYRGSCELSLGRYEDAYTNLKRAQILGGEREFLSVVYYKLGRASFATNRESEGNLWTHQALLNDFSLMEKMDTDPLFEPFFNSPNGKSHKRKYYLNKPKIQ; this is encoded by the coding sequence ATCGTTTTCTTTTTATTCAATAATCCTCTGAAGGCCAATCTCTTAGAGGATTATTGGAAGGCTGTTCAAAACTCTAAAGAAAAATTTGAAATTTCAGATCATAGCCCCAAACGGTTTACCTTTCGATTCGGGGGCGAGATTCCAGGAGTGTTACACAAAGAATCACTCAACCATGAAATCTTTTGGTTTTGCCAAAAGTATTTAGATAAATACCATTCTAACCTCCCTTATCCAAGGTTCAAACAAGACATTAGATCTCACCTAACTGAATTCTATGGAGATCCCGCACAAAATTTCCTGAGTGGGAAACTTTCTTTTTCCTGTTTTTCCGGTTGGAAAGAAGGAGGTTCCTTATTGAAACTTTCTTTCTTTTTGAATGAAGAAGAATTTTTTCCTTATCGTTGGGATTATTATGATTCCAAAGGACAACTATTTTTAACAGAGGAAGACGAAACCAAAAACGGCAAAAAAGATAGTTTCACTTATTATTCACAATCAGGTTGCCCCAAAGAAATCACCAAAGATAAAAACGATTTTGGTGCCATGGATGAATGGTGGTATTTCAAAAACTGCCAACTGGTCCGAGTAGAATATGATTCGAATGAAAACGGATTTCGAGAAAGAATCTGTCATTATGAAAACGAAAAAGAAACTTATTGTGAAGGTGTGGGAGAAAAAGAAGAAAGAGAAGCCATTCGTTTCGAAACAAACCAAAACTTTCCCGAGGCTTTAAAATTTTACAGAAAGTCTTTAATGGAATATAAAAAGGAAGTTTCCAACGGTACCTCTAGAACCTGTTCACTACTCAAAAAAATTGCAAATATCGAATACAACGAAAGAGATTTTGTATCCTTTACCAAAACCTTAGATGAGTTTTTTTCCATAAGAGTTTGTGAATCGGATTCCCTGGATGTATTAATATATAAATCTTATTATTATTTGTACGTACTCGGAGATTACAAAACAGCAAAGGATAGTTACCAAAAAACTGCGGAAATTTACCGTAAAACTCACGGTGAAATCAGTCCTGAAATCTCATTAAACTTAGCTTATTCACAATTTATGGACAAAGATCCTAATGCTTGTTTGGTTAGTCTAGAAAAACTAAATAGTCGTAGGTTGACTGCTTACCCTCGGTTTTTCTTATTTTATTACCGCGGTTCTTGTGAACTCAGTCTTGGTCGTTATGAAGATGCGTATACGAATTTAAAAAGGGCACAAATTCTCGGAGGGGAACGAGAATTTTTATCTGTAGTATATTATAAATTAGGCAGAGCCTCTTTTGCCACAAACAGAGAAAGTGAAGGAAATCTCTGGACTCACCAAGCATTATTGAATGATTTTAGTTTAATGGAAAAAATGGATACAGATCCACTTTTTGAACCATTCTTTAATTCCCCAAACGGGAAATCGCATAAAAGAAAATATTACTTGAATAAACCAAAAATACAATGA
- a CDS encoding methyltransferase, whose product MTDKIWDSYLPKKFQTLSPYQWTPIFVIERTWKFLLEDQVKSVLDLGSGVGKFCVYLSLLSKGSFPILGLEDRKELVSVSQAMKEQWKATNVDFQNTNFLKDFPLGHSHYYCFNPLYETMKGSHRIDDLKEKSANQFLKDLQSLKLNFLLLKPKTKLITYHGFGGSYLPGFKIILKEEIENGEFKVWERE is encoded by the coding sequence ATGACAGATAAGATCTGGGATTCGTATCTGCCAAAAAAATTCCAAACTCTTTCTCCATACCAATGGACTCCCATTTTCGTCATTGAAAGGACCTGGAAATTTCTTTTAGAGGACCAAGTGAAATCTGTTCTGGATCTAGGTTCTGGTGTTGGCAAGTTCTGTGTTTATCTTTCTCTTCTTTCAAAAGGATCCTTTCCTATCTTAGGTTTGGAAGACAGAAAGGAATTGGTTTCTGTTTCGCAAGCTATGAAAGAACAATGGAAGGCAACAAATGTCGATTTTCAAAATACAAATTTTCTAAAAGATTTTCCCTTAGGCCATTCGCATTATTATTGTTTTAATCCTTTGTATGAAACGATGAAAGGAAGTCACCGAATTGATGATTTAAAAGAAAAATCAGCAAACCAATTTTTAAAAGACTTACAATCCTTAAAACTAAATTTCCTTTTATTAAAACCGAAAACAAAACTGATTACCTATCACGGGTTTGGTGGAAGTTATTTGCCAGGATTTAAGATAATTTTGAAAGAAGAAATCGAAAACGGAGAATTTAAAGTTTGGGAAAGGGAATAA
- a CDS encoding YopX family protein, with product MAFTIRFRVWDKQEKEFSQKGFSLTLDGKLLKFGQPITNEDNFIVNSFTGLKDKYDKDLFEEDIIEHTVAKGGNLTQHTGIIRYNNEHGAFYLENGPPLLQLFSIRKVGNPYENPVLYDLYLKSKS from the coding sequence ATGGCATTCACGATTCGGTTCCGCGTTTGGGACAAACAAGAAAAAGAATTCTCTCAGAAAGGCTTTAGTTTAACCCTAGATGGAAAACTTTTAAAGTTTGGCCAGCCTATCACCAATGAAGACAATTTTATAGTGAATAGTTTTACCGGCCTAAAAGATAAATACGACAAAGACTTATTCGAAGAAGATATCATTGAACATACTGTGGCCAAAGGTGGAAACCTAACTCAGCATACAGGCATTATACGGTACAACAATGAACACGGGGCTTTTTATTTAGAAAATGGACCTCCACTTTTGCAACTTTTTTCGATCCGCAAAGTTGGTAACCCTTACGAAAACCCTGTTCTTTACGATTTGTATCTAAAAAGTAAATCTTGA
- a CDS encoding RNA recognition motif domain-containing protein, which yields MVSKKIYVGNLKFSLKEENIRQIFSVYGVIQDLKMIHDRETGNFRGFAFITYANAEEAEEAVTQMNGQPVDGRNLKVTFAEDKRKEKQN from the coding sequence ATGGTTTCTAAAAAAATTTATGTGGGAAATTTGAAATTTTCCCTTAAGGAAGAAAATATACGCCAGATTTTCTCCGTTTACGGGGTAATCCAAGATCTGAAAATGATTCATGATAGAGAAACTGGTAATTTCAGAGGGTTTGCTTTCATTACGTACGCCAATGCGGAAGAGGCGGAGGAAGCAGTCACTCAAATGAACGGGCAACCTGTAGATGGTCGGAACTTAAAAGTGACCTTCGCTGAGGATAAAAGAAAAGAGAAACAGAATTAA
- a CDS encoding EAL domain-containing response regulator, which translates to MNEKPYILCIDDEFFILWNLKEQLKKVFGSSFTIETAESAETAKEIMKEIEGSSADLAVVICDHVMPGQKGDEFLIEMQTTHPRTKKIMLTGQAPAQAIGNALNHGCLYRYLSKPWDAHDLELTIKQAIDAYFQEKSLEEKNKELADTLYFHRDSKYPNFESLVKQLKGDGNTKLQQSILLIKIVSFPTIIKTFGIEVYRKVFKKLLQLLSVHLQNEDKVYHIYSDEIAVLSLLSEGELIEKMRSFRMILKSDDLILDGVGFHLECRYSSANGQEDCYYKAKLALFQAETQGSSDFVTYTDDLSTDHHLQNFQWSQKIQTAITNKQIVPYFQGIMDNQTKQIRKFECLARIKDRDKILTPDVFLKLAKVTGSIRMIGLQMIDESMNYFSDKPYDFSINLTEAELEYKSFSKWVDARLSYYKIDPKRVSFEILEDISFSENKNSLHTIHDLKTIGCQIAIDDFGVQYSNLARLLEVEPDYLKIDGQFIKNLPENKTAYLLVQGIVELARGIGAKVVAEFVDRPAIQDMIETLGIEYSQGYLFMKPSPGIPEPSSLQL; encoded by the coding sequence TTGAACGAAAAACCCTATATTCTCTGTATCGACGACGAATTCTTTATCCTATGGAACCTGAAAGAACAACTAAAAAAAGTGTTTGGCTCAAGTTTCACCATTGAAACCGCCGAGAGTGCTGAGACTGCAAAAGAGATTATGAAAGAAATTGAGGGTTCATCCGCAGATTTAGCAGTTGTCATCTGTGACCATGTGATGCCGGGCCAAAAGGGCGATGAGTTCCTCATCGAAATGCAAACAACCCACCCTAGAACCAAAAAAATCATGTTAACTGGTCAAGCCCCTGCGCAAGCTATAGGGAATGCACTAAACCATGGTTGTTTGTACCGATATTTATCAAAACCTTGGGATGCTCATGATTTAGAGCTCACCATCAAACAGGCCATTGACGCCTATTTCCAAGAAAAGTCCTTAGAAGAAAAAAACAAAGAACTTGCGGACACCTTATACTTTCACCGAGATTCAAAATACCCCAATTTTGAATCTCTAGTAAAGCAACTAAAAGGAGATGGTAACACAAAACTCCAACAGTCAATTTTACTCATTAAAATCGTCAGTTTCCCAACTATCATTAAAACCTTCGGAATCGAGGTCTATCGTAAAGTTTTTAAAAAACTATTGCAGCTCCTCTCTGTCCATCTACAGAACGAAGACAAGGTTTACCATATTTATTCAGATGAAATTGCAGTACTCTCTCTTTTATCGGAAGGAGAACTCATTGAAAAAATGCGAAGTTTTCGGATGATCTTAAAGTCAGATGACCTGATTTTAGATGGTGTTGGATTTCATTTAGAATGTCGATATTCTTCGGCTAACGGGCAAGAAGATTGTTATTACAAGGCAAAACTTGCCCTGTTTCAAGCTGAAACACAAGGGTCCTCTGACTTTGTAACATATACAGATGACCTATCAACAGACCACCATTTACAAAACTTCCAGTGGAGTCAAAAAATCCAGACTGCGATTACAAACAAACAAATTGTTCCCTATTTCCAAGGGATCATGGACAACCAAACAAAACAAATACGAAAGTTTGAATGTTTGGCGCGTATTAAAGACAGAGATAAAATCCTCACCCCTGACGTATTTTTAAAACTCGCAAAGGTTACAGGTAGCATTCGTATGATCGGTTTACAGATGATAGACGAATCTATGAATTATTTTTCTGATAAACCTTATGACTTTTCTATCAATCTTACAGAGGCAGAACTAGAGTATAAAAGCTTTAGCAAATGGGTAGATGCCAGGCTCTCTTATTACAAAATTGATCCTAAAAGAGTTTCTTTCGAAATCCTTGAAGACATCAGTTTTTCTGAAAACAAAAACAGTCTCCATACCATTCACGACTTAAAAACCATAGGTTGTCAGATTGCGATTGATGATTTTGGAGTTCAATATTCGAACCTAGCCCGTTTGCTTGAGGTTGAACCAGATTATTTAAAAATTGATGGTCAGTTTATCAAAAATTTACCAGAAAACAAAACAGCATACCTACTTGTCCAAGGGATTGTGGAACTTGCCAGAGGAATTGGAGCGAAGGTCGTTGCTGAGTTTGTTGATCGCCCTGCGATTCAAGACATGATCGAAACTTTGGGAATTGAATACTCACAAGGTTATTTATTTATGAAACCTTCACCTGGAATACCGGAACCAAGTAGTTTACAATTATAA
- the pepN gene encoding aminopeptidase N yields the protein MTSSSSAIHKLEDYKPTPWLTPSVDLRFDLDLHLTVVRAEYEVVLSANQREPLFLNGESLDFLSIRIDGTILDPNEYQVSPVGILIPNPPKDKFKLSVENRINPAGNTSLEGLYKSGSMLCTQNEPEGFRKIVYSIDRPDNMMRFRVTISGDGTLFPIMLSNGNPISENTFADGKKEVVWEDPYLKPSYLFALVAGELVETKDFFLTMSGREVTLKIFVEKGNEEKVSFAFDSLKKAMKWDEDTFGLEYDLDLFMIVAVEDFNMGAMENKGLNLFNAKLVLADKKSATDESFEAILAVIAHEYFHNWTGNRVTLRNWFNLTLKEGLTVFRDQWFTEDMTDPAVKRIKDVLFLKEFQFPEDQGPMSHPILPKSYKEMNNFYTVTVYEKGAEVIRLVSELIGRENFKKGLKHYLSKYDGQGVTFEEFISSMEEVASHSIPNLRNWYHRSGTPLISVKETYSQDSNEWVFDLADTGSSEYPLVFSNSLAVFNREGSLLKEERRIMTGDRDQIRLPALDETGTKPIVSFFRSLSSPVRLEYKQSEEEIQILAKMETDGVSKFFAFQNLVFDWFRKSLASGKEENFSVILDTISDSFGKGWDKTYHSFYLSFPGLTQISESVGCYEFQKLSDLRLKAIQKITTTFTPQFQTLFEENRKTIPIQTKEEIGKRRLKNTALFYLLHDPSKKFERLAMMEQREAKHMSEEVSALKYLLEVDSKEKENSVNLFFEKWQKDSLVLDVWFAAQVASGENRTQVAEELENHPQFNIRNPNKVRSLYFSLARNPLSFHKEDGSGYDFIADRIKRLNEINPQMAAALTKLFSPVSKQKGELPKLAKKQLESIASLPNLSKELGEIVVTILNSL from the coding sequence ATGACTTCATCCTCCTCAGCTATCCACAAACTAGAAGACTATAAACCCACCCCTTGGCTCACCCCCAGTGTTGATTTACGTTTTGATTTAGATTTACACCTGACTGTAGTTAGGGCCGAATATGAGGTGGTTCTGAGTGCAAACCAAAGAGAACCTCTTTTTTTAAATGGTGAGTCTTTAGATTTTTTATCCATCCGCATTGACGGAACCATTCTGGATCCAAACGAATACCAAGTCTCTCCGGTAGGTATTTTAATTCCAAATCCCCCAAAAGATAAATTCAAACTATCTGTTGAAAATAGAATTAACCCTGCTGGAAACACTTCTTTGGAAGGTTTGTATAAATCAGGTTCTATGCTTTGTACACAAAACGAACCTGAGGGCTTTCGTAAGATTGTGTATTCAATAGATAGACCGGATAATATGATGCGGTTTCGGGTCACCATTTCTGGTGATGGAACTCTTTTTCCTATTATGTTATCCAATGGAAATCCAATCAGTGAAAATACTTTTGCCGATGGAAAAAAGGAAGTGGTTTGGGAGGATCCGTATCTCAAACCATCTTATCTTTTTGCTTTGGTCGCAGGGGAACTCGTTGAAACAAAAGATTTTTTTCTCACAATGTCGGGTAGAGAAGTCACTCTTAAGATTTTTGTCGAAAAAGGAAACGAAGAGAAGGTTAGTTTTGCATTTGATTCTTTAAAAAAGGCAATGAAGTGGGATGAAGACACCTTTGGTTTAGAATATGATTTAGATTTATTTATGATTGTTGCCGTGGAAGATTTTAATATGGGAGCCATGGAAAACAAAGGTTTAAATCTTTTTAACGCAAAATTAGTATTAGCTGATAAAAAGTCCGCTACAGATGAAAGTTTTGAAGCCATCCTCGCTGTGATCGCACATGAATACTTCCATAACTGGACAGGAAACCGCGTAACACTTCGCAATTGGTTCAATCTCACTTTGAAAGAAGGACTTACCGTCTTTCGGGACCAATGGTTTACTGAGGATATGACAGATCCTGCGGTCAAAAGAATCAAAGATGTTTTGTTTCTAAAAGAATTCCAGTTTCCGGAAGATCAGGGACCAATGTCCCATCCTATCCTTCCTAAATCTTATAAAGAAATGAATAACTTTTATACTGTCACTGTTTATGAAAAAGGAGCAGAAGTCATTCGTTTGGTTTCGGAACTAATCGGCCGAGAAAATTTCAAAAAAGGTTTGAAACATTACCTTTCCAAATATGACGGACAAGGTGTTACTTTTGAAGAATTTATTTCTTCGATGGAAGAGGTCGCAAGTCATTCGATTCCAAATCTTAGAAATTGGTATCACAGAAGTGGAACTCCTTTGATTTCAGTGAAAGAAACTTACTCTCAAGATTCGAATGAATGGGTTTTTGATCTTGCGGATACGGGATCTAGTGAGTACCCACTTGTATTTTCCAATTCACTTGCTGTTTTTAATAGAGAAGGTTCCCTTTTAAAAGAAGAGAGACGAATCATGACGGGAGATCGTGATCAAATTAGATTGCCTGCATTGGATGAGACGGGAACAAAACCGATTGTTTCATTTTTTCGTTCTCTTTCGAGTCCAGTAAGGTTAGAATACAAACAATCAGAAGAAGAAATACAGATTTTAGCAAAAATGGAAACAGATGGTGTTTCTAAGTTTTTTGCCTTTCAAAATCTGGTTTTTGATTGGTTTCGCAAATCACTCGCCTCTGGTAAGGAAGAAAACTTTTCTGTCATTTTAGATACCATTTCCGATTCCTTTGGAAAGGGATGGGACAAAACCTACCATAGCTTTTATCTTTCTTTTCCTGGTTTAACACAAATTAGCGAAAGTGTTGGTTGTTATGAATTTCAAAAATTATCCGATTTGCGGTTAAAAGCAATCCAAAAGATAACAACTACCTTTACGCCCCAGTTTCAAACATTATTTGAAGAGAACAGAAAAACCATTCCGATCCAAACCAAAGAAGAAATTGGTAAACGCCGTTTGAAAAATACTGCACTCTTTTATCTTCTTCATGACCCATCAAAAAAATTTGAAAGGTTGGCCATGATGGAACAAAGAGAAGCTAAACATATGAGTGAAGAAGTATCCGCTCTAAAATATCTTTTGGAAGTAGATTCAAAGGAAAAAGAAAACTCTGTGAATTTGTTTTTCGAAAAATGGCAAAAAGATAGTTTGGTTTTGGATGTTTGGTTTGCGGCCCAAGTGGCCTCTGGTGAAAATCGGACGCAAGTTGCCGAAGAGTTAGAAAATCATCCACAATTTAACATTCGTAATCCGAATAAGGTGCGTTCATTATATTTTAGTTTGGCTAGAAATCCTTTGAGTTTCCATAAAGAAGATGGGAGTGGATACGATTTTATTGCGGATAGAATCAAACGTCTCAATGAAATCAATCCTCAAATGGCAGCAGCACTTACTAAATTATTTTCACCTGTTTCAAAGCAAAAAGGCGAACTTCCCAAATTAGCAAAAAAGCAGTTAGAGTCGATAGCCTCTCTCCCCAATCTTTCTAAGGAATTGGGGGAGATTGTTGTGACGATTCTAAATTCTCTTTAG